The following are encoded together in the Micromonospora lupini genome:
- the rfaE2 gene encoding D-glycero-beta-D-manno-heptose 1-phosphate adenylyltransferase, with protein sequence MAGAAAEQRRLASVVESWLGRPVLIVGDAMLDEWRFADSDRLCREAPAPVLTLRRRISAAGGAANTAVNVATLGGRAVLVAPVGADVAGDELHDCLDRAGVWDRTVNQPGRPTPVKRRMLAGNQILLREDSGDADDALDPDGVARLLTALDCATEELRAAAGGEAPTLVVCDYGLGALPAPVRAWLVEQRERYATVALDAHDLADWRGLAPTVVTPSFAEATRLLARAGGANRSTAGADLHLEHPDSDPADGPSELSVGAAPGGARADDRPGPVGEPTPSESRVALTGDGLSVTGTGVTVNTEAGAGVDRAVLAESRLAELRAHTGADVVAVTLDTDGAVVGGADGERRRSHSTPVPASHAVGAGDAYLAAMTLALAADAPLPTAAQLAQLAATITVSDTGTCVCLRDDLLAALDMPSEATGHPAVVGTVELDAIVAEHREAGRSVVFTNGCFDVLHPGHVRYLEQARALGDLLIVAVNSDGSVRRLKGPDRPVNPVEDRGALLAALSCVDHVVVFEEDSPAALIEAVRPDVYVKGGDYPPELVPEAPLVRRLGGQVRTLGYVPDRSTSAIIERIRSHSQEPSSHATDPSLSPRTQAS encoded by the coding sequence ATGGCAGGAGCAGCAGCGGAACAGCGCCGGCTCGCCTCAGTCGTGGAGAGCTGGCTCGGGCGTCCGGTCCTGATCGTCGGCGACGCCATGCTTGACGAGTGGCGGTTCGCCGACTCCGACCGGCTCTGCCGGGAGGCGCCCGCCCCGGTCCTCACCCTGCGTCGACGGATCTCCGCCGCCGGTGGAGCCGCGAACACAGCGGTCAACGTCGCCACCCTCGGCGGGCGGGCCGTGCTGGTGGCACCGGTCGGCGCGGACGTGGCCGGCGACGAGCTGCACGACTGCCTGGACCGGGCCGGCGTCTGGGACCGTACGGTCAACCAGCCCGGTCGGCCCACCCCGGTGAAGCGGCGGATGCTCGCCGGCAACCAGATCCTGCTCCGGGAGGACTCCGGCGACGCGGACGACGCGCTCGACCCGGACGGGGTGGCCCGGCTGCTCACGGCGCTGGACTGCGCCACCGAGGAGCTGCGCGCCGCCGCCGGCGGAGAGGCGCCCACCCTTGTCGTCTGCGACTACGGCCTGGGGGCACTGCCCGCGCCGGTCCGCGCGTGGCTGGTCGAGCAGCGCGAGCGGTACGCCACGGTCGCGCTGGACGCCCACGACCTCGCCGACTGGCGAGGGCTCGCGCCGACTGTGGTCACCCCCAGCTTCGCCGAGGCGACCAGGCTGCTGGCCCGTGCCGGCGGCGCGAACCGTTCGACCGCCGGCGCCGACCTGCACCTGGAACACCCGGACAGCGATCCGGCCGACGGGCCGTCCGAGCTGAGCGTGGGCGCCGCACCGGGCGGGGCCCGCGCCGACGACAGGCCCGGCCCGGTCGGCGAGCCCACCCCGAGCGAGAGTCGGGTGGCCCTCACCGGCGACGGTCTCAGCGTCACCGGCACCGGCGTCACCGTGAACACCGAGGCCGGAGCGGGCGTGGACCGGGCCGTACTGGCCGAGTCGCGCCTCGCCGAGCTGCGCGCGCACACAGGCGCGGACGTGGTCGCGGTGACCCTGGACACCGACGGCGCGGTGGTCGGCGGCGCGGACGGGGAACGGCGGCGCAGCCACAGCACCCCGGTTCCCGCGAGTCACGCCGTGGGCGCGGGGGACGCGTACCTGGCGGCCATGACGCTGGCCCTGGCCGCCGACGCGCCGCTGCCCACCGCCGCGCAGCTCGCCCAGCTCGCGGCCACCATCACCGTGTCCGACACCGGCACCTGCGTGTGCCTGCGGGACGACCTGCTCGCCGCCCTCGACATGCCGTCGGAGGCCACCGGGCACCCGGCGGTTGTCGGCACCGTCGAACTGGACGCGATCGTCGCCGAACATCGCGAGGCGGGCCGGTCGGTGGTGTTCACCAACGGCTGCTTCGACGTGCTGCACCCCGGGCACGTGCGCTACCTGGAACAGGCCCGCGCACTGGGCGACCTGCTCATCGTGGCGGTCAACTCGGACGGCAGCGTACGCCGCCTCAAGGGGCCGGACCGGCCGGTCAACCCGGTCGAGGACCGGGGCGCCCTGCTGGCCGCGCTGTCCTGCGTCGACCACGTGGTGGTGTTCGAGGAGGACTCGCCCGCCGCGCTGATCGAGGCCGTCCGGCCCGACGTGTACGTCAAGGGCGGCGACTACCCGCCGGAGCTGGTGCCGGAGGCGCCGCTGGTGCGCCGGCTGGGCGGTCAGGTGCGCACCCTGGGGTACGTGCCGGACCGGTCCACCTCGGCGATCATCGAGCGGATCCGGTCGCACAGCCAGGAGCCGTCGTCGCACGCCACCGACCCGTCGCTGAGCCCCCGCACCCAGGCGTCGTGA
- a CDS encoding glycosyltransferase: MNRPLALGAPAEFHADRLVDVLIPTRNRPAELAVTLAGLAAQGGVPGFGVVVSDQSDGDPAYSHPAAATMVRALRHASHPVLLTRRLPRRGLAEHRAYLLAASSARYVLNLDDDVWLEPGALHRLVTAIEELGCGFVGNGVHGLSYTDDVRPEAHGHYEEWVGRPVPERVRPGTPEWDRARVHSAANLLHVTAELALPPGAWRAYKVSWIGGCVLYDRAKLVDSGGFDFWRRVHEKHQGEDVAAQLAVLARHGGAGILPSGAYHLESPTTVTERDVEAWEVVLADEDTPQPA; the protein is encoded by the coding sequence GTGAACCGTCCCCTCGCCCTCGGCGCCCCGGCGGAGTTCCACGCCGACCGGCTTGTCGACGTGCTGATTCCGACCCGCAACCGGCCCGCCGAACTGGCCGTCACACTGGCCGGGCTCGCCGCCCAGGGCGGGGTGCCGGGCTTCGGCGTGGTGGTAAGCGACCAGTCCGACGGCGATCCGGCGTACTCCCACCCCGCCGCGGCCACCATGGTCCGGGCGCTGCGCCACGCGAGCCACCCGGTGCTGTTGACCCGCCGGCTGCCGCGCCGCGGATTGGCCGAGCATCGCGCCTACCTGCTCGCCGCGTCGTCCGCCAGGTACGTGCTCAACCTCGACGACGACGTCTGGCTGGAACCCGGGGCGCTGCACCGGCTGGTCACCGCGATCGAGGAGCTGGGCTGCGGGTTCGTCGGCAACGGAGTGCACGGCCTGTCGTACACCGACGACGTCCGGCCGGAGGCGCACGGGCACTACGAGGAGTGGGTCGGCCGGCCCGTTCCGGAGCGGGTCCGGCCGGGCACCCCCGAGTGGGACCGCGCCCGCGTCCACTCGGCGGCCAACCTGCTGCACGTCACCGCCGAACTGGCACTGCCGCCTGGCGCGTGGCGGGCGTACAAGGTGTCCTGGATCGGCGGGTGCGTGCTCTACGACCGGGCCAAGCTCGTCGACTCCGGAGGCTTCGACTTCTGGCGACGGGTGCACGAGAAACACCAGGGCGAGGACGTGGCCGCCCAGCTCGCGGTGCTGGCCCGCCACGGCGGGGCGGGCATCCTGCCCAGCGGCGCCTACCACCTGGAATCCCCCACCACTGTCACCGAACGCGACGTGGAGGCGTGGGAGGTCGTCCTCGCCGACGAGGACACTCCGCAGCCGGCCTGA
- a CDS encoding type 1 glutamine amidotransferase domain-containing protein: MAATLQGKRIAFLAADGVEEVEYVQPREAVENAGATAELVSLKPGSIQSFNHLDQSKTYDVDVTADKADAAGYDALVLPGGVANPDFLRSDPDAVRFVRAFFDAGKPVGVICHGPWTLIEADVVRGRRITSWPSLRTDLTNAGATWVDEECVTDGNLTSSRNPDDLPAFCAKITKTFATT, translated from the coding sequence ATGGCAGCGACATTGCAGGGCAAGAGGATCGCCTTCCTGGCCGCCGACGGCGTCGAGGAGGTCGAGTACGTCCAGCCGCGCGAGGCTGTCGAGAACGCCGGCGCGACGGCCGAGCTGGTCTCGCTCAAGCCCGGTTCCATCCAGTCCTTCAACCACCTGGACCAGTCCAAGACGTACGACGTGGACGTCACCGCGGACAAGGCGGACGCCGCCGGGTACGACGCGCTGGTGCTGCCGGGCGGGGTGGCGAACCCGGACTTCCTGCGGTCCGACCCGGACGCGGTGCGGTTCGTGCGGGCGTTCTTCGACGCCGGCAAGCCGGTGGGGGTGATCTGTCACGGCCCGTGGACGCTTATCGAGGCGGACGTGGTGCGCGGCCGGCGGATCACCTCCTGGCCCAGCCTGCGGACCGATCTGACAAACGCCGGCGCGACCTGGGTCGACGAGGAGTGCGTAACGGACGGCAACCTGACAAGCAGCCGCAACCCCGACGACCTCCCCGCCTTCTGCGCAAAGATCACCAAAACCTTCGCCACCACCTGA